In Zingiber officinale cultivar Zhangliang chromosome 1A, Zo_v1.1, whole genome shotgun sequence, a genomic segment contains:
- the LOC122014448 gene encoding disease resistance protein RGA2-like — protein sequence MLLSSGNDADYRNKGAGSSSHASLGVLPIVGIGGVGKTTLAQIIYNDPRVADHFELRKWVYVSNDFNVKRIARVLEGEVASDSRSEDISLDAQLTNLSRATSCKRFLFVLDDVWDEAGRNWMELGSALTYGNRGSTVLITAQSPLVAQVMGTMEQIELKLLEESDYWRLFEHCSFGSRVIDSYLRRKLQLIGQQIAKKLHGLPLAGKVVGSLLHARLEEQYWKMIQESEWWENDFVLENILPSLGLSYQHLSSNVKQCFAFTAMFPKGHIFDKEQLVQMWIAQGFVRPGTQHGRMTPEYIGNQMFDELTCRYFFLHTINKGYVIHDLIRELAVYISRDECFVIDDEFSKIPPTVRHLTVIRTAKLDTLAELSKLHKVRTLVFYRDYHPEDFFSLGENSSRKFYESLEGILKSLKKLRILDLSYMRIDIKTLPSATCDLSHLRYLDISSTKIRRLPESFSKIYHLQMLKLKRCWIKKLPAGMNRLIKMRHLHADADTISLVDGIGRLTDLQELVEFRITRKRGHQIGELKELRNIRRRLDIHNVECVESQKEALEAKLKDKEHLDHLKLYFKEATRSQGDIEKDILEGLEPHCNLKRLLIQNYGGLNSPCWLEKNYLTNLESIHLNCCARWEDLPPLGHLPFLMDIFILNLPVRRIGAKFYGDADQIFPSLQELQFHTLNELEELSESDSRPIFPCLRKMRIENCLKLRRIHVLPLTMKQLDIKNSGYIGNALFEYLLTLTSLTFLELNKCSQRASVSLYNLRVLENLRLIECQELTLIGGLQSLTNLKNILIEKCPKLIEPAQMPMQPYVEQELGFLCTVWIDEYVLKHVWAILGRTPCIQVLRIHHCYVLSHFYPDQEEWFQQLTALNLLEFHMCPKLRKLPSSLGNAASIKIFKIVDCPNIESLPHNGLPFLVQNLEMHRCIKLKDRCRKDDGADWPLISNIPNINIDGELIQRSELV from the coding sequence ATGTTGTTGAGTTCAGGAAATGATGCTGATTACCGCAACAAGGGAGCAGGCAGCAGCAGCCATGCGAGTCTTGGTGTGCTTCCAATTGTTGGCATTGGGGGAGTTGGGAAGACAACCCTAGCACAGATTATTTACAATGATCCAAGGGTTGCTGACCATTTTGAGCTCAGAAAATGGGTTTACGTATCTAATGATTTCAATGTGAAAAGGATTGCAAGAGTTTTGGAAGGTGAAGTGGCTTCCGATTCTCGCTCTGAAGATATTAGTTTAGATGCACAGCTAACTAATCTCAGCCGTGCTACTTCATGTAAAAGATTTTTGTTTGTACTTGATGACGTATGGGATGAAGCCGGAAGGAATTGGATGGAGCTTGGAAGTGCCTTGACCTATGGGAACAGAGGAAGCACTGTTCTGATAACAGCACAAAGTCCATTAGTTGCTCAAGTTATGGGAACGATGGAGCAAATAGAGTTAAAGCTTTTAGAGGAAAGTGATTATTGGAGGCTCTTTGAACATTGCTCATTCGGTTCAAGAGTCATTGATTCATATCTAAGAAGAAAGTTGCAATTAATTGGTCAACAAATAGCAAAAAAGCTACATGGTTTACCATTAGCAGGAAAGGTGGTAGGAAGCTTGTTACATGCAAGGTTGGAAGAACAGTATTGGAAAATGATCCAAGAAAGTGAATGGTGGGAAAATGATTTTGTCTTGGAAAATATCCTTCCATCTCTAGGGCTGAGTTACCAACACCTCAGCTCAAATGTAAAACAGTGCTTTGCTTTCACTGCCATGTTCCCGAAGGGCCACATATTCGATAAAGAACAGTTAGTTCAGATGTGGATAGCTCAAGGTTTTGTCAGGCCAGGAACTCAGCATGGAAGGATGACACCGGAGTATATTGGGAACCAGATGTTTGATGAGCTAACTTGCAGATACTTCTTCCTTCATACTATAAATAAAGGATATGTGATTCATGATCTGATAAGAGAGTTGGCCGTGTATATTTCACGGGATGAGTGTTTTGTGATTGATGATGAATTTTCCAAAATTCCACCAACTGTTCGTCACTTGACAGTAATAAGAACAGCTAAACTTGACACACTGGCAGAATTATCAAAGCTTCATAAAGTGCGAACACTTGTATTCTATCGTGATTATCATCCTGAAGATTTTTTCTCCTTGGGAGAAAATAGTTCTAGAAAATTTTATGAATCACTAGAAGGAATCTTGAAAAGTCTAAAGAAATTAAGAATATTGGATTTATCGTACATGCGCATAGACATAAAGACGCTACCAAGTGCTACCTGTGATCTTTCACATCTCCGATATTTGGACATTTCTAGCACTAAGATTCGGCGGCTTCCTGAATCATTCTCTAAGATTTACCATTTGCAAATGTTGAAATTAAAGCGGTGTTGGATTAAAAAACTACCAGCAGGAATGAATAGGCTTATCAAAATGCGACATTTACATGCTGATGCAGACACAATTTCTCTAGTAGATGGGATTGGGAGATTGACTGACCTTCAAGAACTAGTTGAATTCCGTATTACCAGGAAGAGGGGGCACCAGATTGGAGAGCTCAAGGAATTACGAAATATTCGAAGGCGATTAGACATACATAATGTTGAGTGTGTTGAATCTCAGAAGGAGGCCTTGGAGGCAAAACTAAAGGACAAAGAACACCTTGATCATCTTAAGCTCTACTTCAAAGAAGCTACAAGGAGCCAGGGAGACATCGAGAAGGATATATTAGAAGGCCTTGAACCTCATTGTAATCTAAAGAGACTTTTGATTCAGAACTATGGAGGTTTGAATTCCCCGTGTTGGTTGGAGAAGAATTATCTTACAAATTTGGAATCAATTCATCTTAATTGCTGTGCCAGGTGGGAAGATCTTCCACCATTGGGTCATCTCCCATTTCTGATGGACATATTTATTTTAAACCTTCCGGTAAGAAGAATTGGTGCCAAATTTTATGGGGATGCTGATCAGATCTTCCCTTCACTGCAAGAACTACAGTTTCATACCTTGAATGAATTGGAGGAGTTGTCTGAATCGGACAGTAGGCCAATTTTTCCTTGTCTTAGGAAAATGAGAATAGAAAATTGCCTTAAGCTAAGAAGAATCCATGTTCTCCCTTTGACAATGAAACAGCTTGATATTAAGAATTCTGGTTATATTGGCAATGCCCTATTTGAGTATCTGCTAACTTTAACCTCTCTAACATTTTTGGAGTTGAATAAGTGTTCACAAAGAGCATCCGTGTCTCTATATAACCTTAGAGTTCTTGAAAACCTACGACTGATTGAATGCCAGGAGTTGACCTTAATTGGTGGATTACAGTCTCTTACAAATCTGAAAAACATACTTATTGAGAAATGCCCAAAGTTAATTGAACCTGCACAGATGCCAATGCAACCATATGTTGAACAGGAATTGGGATTTCTGTGCACCGTTTGGATTGATGAATATGTTCTCAAACATGTTTGGGCAATACTAGGAAGGACCCCATGTATTCAGGTGCTCAGAATCCATCATTGTTATGTTCTTTCTCATTTCTACCCTGACCAAGAGGAGTGGTTTCAGCAACTGACTGCCCTAAATCTCCTTGAGTTCCATATGTGTCCAAAACTGAGAAAGCTTCCTTCTTCCTTAGGAAATGCCGCCTCCATCAAGATTTTCAAAATTGTCGATTGCCCAAATATTGAGTCACTGCCACATAATGGTCTACCGTTCTTGGTTCAAAATCTGGAAATGCATCGATGCATTAAATTGAAAGATCGGTGCAGGAAGGATGATGGGGCAGACTGGCCACTTATTTCAAATATCCCCAACATTAATATTGATGGTGAATTAATACAGAGATCGGAGTTGGTTTAG